The nucleotide window GGTGGCGGGCCCCTTCGTGCGAGGCGGCGTAGACGATCTCCGCGCGCAGGTAGTCGTCAGCGGCCGGCAGTGGTTCGCCCAGGGACGGATCGGCCGCGATCAGATCGAGGAGTTCGTCGGTCAGCGAGCCGTAGCGGTTGAGGAGATGCTCCAGCCTGGCCACATGCAGACCGGTCCGGGCCGCGATCCTGGCCCGCGCGTTCCACAGGGCCCGGTACCCCTCGGCGCCCAGCAGCGGAATGTCCTCGGTGACACAGGCCGCCACCCGCTGGTCGAGCCCGTGCACCGCCTCGTCCACCGCGTCCTTCGCCATCACCCGGTACGTCGTGTACTTGCCGCCCGCGACGACGACGAGACCGGGCAGGGGGTGCGCCACCGTGTGCTCGCGCGACAGCTTGCTCGTGGCGTCCGACTCCCCTGCCAGCAAAGGCCGCAGACCCGCGTAGACGCCCTGTACGTCGTCCCTGGTCAGGGGCGTGGCCAGTACCGAGTTCACATGCTCCAGCAGATAGTCGATATCGGCGCTGGACGCGGCCGGGTGCGTCTTGTCCAGGTCCCATTCGGTGTCCGTCGTGCCGACGATCCAGTGCCGGCCCCAGGGGATGACGAACAGCACGGACTTCTCGGTCCGCAGGATCAGCCCGGTCGAGGAGTGGATGCGGTCCTTCGGTACGACCAGATGGATGCCCTTGGAGGCGCGGACGTGGAACTGTCCGCGCTCGCCGATCAGCGCCTGGGTGTCGTCCGTCCACACCCCGGTCGCGTTCACCACCTGTTTGGCCCTGACCTCGTAGACGCCGCCGGCCTCGACGTCCTCCACCCGGGCGCCCACGACCCGTTCCCCCTCACGGAGGAATCCGATGACCCGCGCCCGGTTCGCCACGTGTGCGCCGTAGATGGCTGCGGTGCGCACCAGCGTGGCCACGTAGCGGGCGTCGTCCATCTGGGCGTCGTAGTACTGCAGCGCCCCGACCAGGGCGTCCTTCTTCAGTGCGGGAGCGACCCGCAGAGCCTGGCGGCGGGAGAGATGGCGGTGGGTGGGCAGCCCGCGGCCGTGTCCCGAGGACACGGACATCGCGTCGTAGAGAGCGACGCCCGAGCCCGCGTACAGCCGCTCCCAGCCCTTGTGCCGCAGGGGGTAGAGGAACGGCACCGGCTTCACCAGATGCGGCGCCAGCCGTTCCAGCAGCAGCCCGCGTTCCTTGAGCGCCTCCCGCACCAGCGCGAAGTCGAGCATCTCCAGATAGCGCAGACCGCCGTGGACCAGCTTGCTCGACCTGCTCGACGTGCCGGACGCCCAGTCGCGCGCTTCGACCAGTCCCGTCGAGAGTCCCCTGGTGGCCGCGTCCAGTGCGGTCCCGGCGCCGACCACGCCCGCCCCCACGACCAGCACGTCCAACTCGCGCTCGGCCATCGCGGCGAGCGCCTCGGCACGCTCGGCGGGTCCCAGTGTCGCTGTCCTCACTGCTGCCTCCCGGTAGATCGGGTGTCCGGCACGTGCTGCGGGTCGGCGCGATGCCGGCCGACTGTGCCCACGACTCGATTCTGTCCGCGGACCGCGACTTCAGCCACCGCCTGTGGACAACACCCGGCGACTGGCGTCACACAATGCGACATATAGGTCATATTTACGCTTAGTCTGACATTGCGCTGTCCCCAGCAGTTGCGCTTTCCGGCCTCATGGTCTTCGGGCGCGTCGCGTCCGCCCCTGATCCACCGGACAGACCCCGGCCATGATCCGCCGGACAGGCCCTAGGGAAGGACGACCCTCCACATGCCCGCAGACCTCGCTGTCATCGGACTCGGTCATCTCGGCCTGCCCCTCGCCCAAGCCGCCGCGGCAGCGGGCATCCAGACCGTCGGCTACGACACCGATCCCCGGCCCTTCACCGAACTCTCCGCGGGCCGCAGCCCCGTCGAGGGCTCACTCAGCGCCCCGGACATCCGCCGGATGCTCTCCGGAGGATTCCGCCCCACCACCAACCCGGCCGAACTGGGCCGGGTCCGTACCGCCGTCATCTGCGCCCCCACCCCTCTCGGCGCGGACCGCACCCTGGACCTCGGCGCCCTCGGCGAAGCGGCCCGAGCGCTGGCCGCCCGGCTGCGCCCGCACACCACCGTGCTGCTCGAGTCCGCCGTACCCCCCGGCACCACGGAGAACTTCCTGCGGCCCCTCCTGGAAGAGGGCTCGGGGCTGCGCGCCGGACGCGACTTCCACCTCGCCTACTCCCCCAGCCGTCTCGACCCGGGCAGCCGCACCCACCTCTACTCCAACACCCCGAAGGTGATCGGCGGCCTCACCCCGGCATGCACCGAGTCGGCCGCCGCGTTCTACGGCCGGCTCACCGACAAGGTCGTCCGGGCCCGCGGGCCGCGCGAGGCCGAGATGACCAAGGTCCTGGAGACCAACTTCCGGCACGTCAACATCGCTCTGGTCAACGAGATGGCCGTGCTCTGCCACGACCTCGGTGTCGACTTCTGGGACGTCATCAGGTGCGCCGAGACGAAGCCCTTCGGTTTCCAGCCCTTCCGCCCCGGCCCCGGGGTCGGCGGACACGGCACCCCGGTGGACCCCGGCTGCCTCCCGTACAGCAGCCGCACTCCGGGCCACCCGTTGCGCATGGTCTCGCTCGCCCAGGAGATCAACGACCGGATGCCCCAGTACGTGATCCAGCGCTGCGCCACCCTCCTCAACGAACACGGCAAGTCCGCCCGGGGCGCCCGCGTGCTGCTCCTCGGAGTCACGTACAAGCCGGATCTCGCCGACCAGGAGGCGTCCCCCGCCCGGGAGATCGCGGGCCGGCTGATGGACATGGGCGCACAGGTCGGCTACCACGACCCGCACGTGCTGGACTGGCGCGTACGCGAACTGCCCGTCCCCCGCGCCGACTCGCTCTACGAGGCCGCCGCCGCCGCCGATCTGACGGTGCTTCTCCAGCACCACCGCACGTACGACCTCCAGGGCCTCGCGGTGAAGGCCCAACTCCTCCTGGACACCCGGGGAGCGACCCCGGCGGGAGCCGCGCACCGGCTCTGAAGCCACCGTCCGCCCAATTCCCGCAAGGGATTTCGGTGGGCGTTGTCCGAGCGGACTGCTAGCCTGCGGCTTCACTTCTCGCACAGTCGTACGCTTCCGTCCCAGGGGGACATCCACCATGAGCCAGCCCGTGCCGCCGAACCAGCCGCAGCAGCCCTACGGCGGCCAGCCGTCCGAGGGCAACCCGTACGCCGCCCAGCAGCCGGCCCCGTCCGCGCCGACCGGCAACCCGTACGGCGCGCAGCAGACTCCGCCCGGCGCGCCGACCGGCAACCCCTTCGCGGGCGAGCAGCAGCCCGGCCAGTTCGGCGGCGGCGCCCCGTTCGCCCCGGCTCCGCCGGCCCGGAACAACCTCGGCCTCGGCATCCTGACGGCGGTCGGCACCGCCATCGTCGCGGCCGTCCTGTACGGCGTCCTCGCCGGCTCCATCGAGCGCGAGGTCGGCTACGCGGCGGTCGGCGTCGGCTTCCTGATCGGCTTCGCGGCCGCCAAGGTCGGCGGCAGCAGCCCGGTCGTCATCGGCGCCAGCGCCGTCTTCGCCATCGGCGCCGTCTACCTCGGCCAGCTCGTCGGCATGTCGATGATCCTGTCCGACGCCTCCGGCCTGTCGTTCAGCGAGGTCTTCTTCGACCACTTCGGTGACGTGACCAAGATCTGGAAGGAAGAGGCCGACTTCATGACGTACCTCTTCCTCGCCCTCGGTCCGATCGCCGCGTTCGGTGGCGCCCGCAAGGCCGACTAGTCGCCGCGCGGAACGCAGGACGGGAGGGCCCGGACCACGGCTGTACAGCTGTGGTCCGGGCCCTCCCGTCCTGTCCGGATGTCCGGAGCGGGATCAGCGGCGGTGCTGCGAGTCCGCCACCGTCACCTCGACGCGCTGGAACTCCTTGAGGTCGCTGTAGCCCGTGGTGGCCATCGCGCGGCGCAGGGCGCCGAAGATGTTCATCGAGCCGTCAGGGGTGTGCGAGGGGCCCATGAGGACCTCCTCCGTCGTCCCGACGGAGCCCAGGTCCACCAGCTTGCCGCGCGGCACGTCCTCGTGGACGGCCTCCATGCCCCAGTGGCGGCCACGGCCGGGCGCGTCCGTCGCACGGGCCAGCGGGGAGCCCATCATCACGGCGTCCGCGCCGCAGGCGACGGCCTTCGGGATGTCGCCGGACCAGCCGACGCCACCGTCAGCGATCACGTGCACGTACCGGCCGCCCGACTCGTCCATGTAGTCGCGACGGGCCCCGGCCACATCGGCGACCGCGGTCGCCATCGGGACCTGGATGCCGAAGACGTTGCGCGTGGTGTGCGCCGCGCCGCCGCCGAAGCCGACGAGGACACCGGCCGCGCCGGTGCGCATCAGGTGGAGCGCAGCGGTGTACGTGGCGCAGCCGCCGACGATCACCGGGACGTCCAGCTCGTAGATGAACTGCTTCAGGTTCAGCGGTTCGGCCGCGCCCGAGACGTGCTCGGCGGAGACCGTCGTACCGCGGATGACGAAGATGTCGACACCCGCGTCGACGACCGCCTTGGAGAACTGGGCGGTGCGCTGCGGGGAGAGCGCGGCGGCGGTGACGACACCGGAGTCTCGCACCTCCTTGAGGCGCTGCCCGATCAGCTCCTCCTGGATGGGAGCGGAGTAGATCTCCTGGAGCCGGCGGGTCGCCGACTCGACGGGCATCTCCGCGATCTCGTCGAGGAGCGGCTGCGGGTCGGCGTGCCGGGTCCACAGCCCTTCCAGGTTGAGGACGCCCAGGCCGCCGAGCTCGCCGATCCTGATGGCGTGCTGCGGGGACACCACGGAGTCCATGGGGGCGGCCAGGAACGGCAGCTCGAACCGGTAGGCATCGATCTGCCAGGCGATCGAGACCTCCTTCGGGTCCCGCGTACGACGGCTCGGTACGACGGCGATGTCGTCGAATGCGTACGCCCGGCGGCCGCGCTTGCCGCGCCCGATCTCGATCTCAGTCACGATGGTGTGGCCTTTCCCTCTACGTCTGCCATGCCAGTATCCCCGACACACGTCGGAGGGGCGGCCCCGGGAACCTCCCGGGGCCGCCCCTCGGGCGACGGTGCGGCTACTTCCTGCTGTAGTTCGGCGCCTCGACGGTCATCTGGATGTCGTGCGGATGGCTCTCCTTGAGGCCCGCCGACGTGATCCGTACGAA belongs to Streptomyces finlayi and includes:
- a CDS encoding GuaB3 family IMP dehydrogenase-related protein, with translation MTEIEIGRGKRGRRAYAFDDIAVVPSRRTRDPKEVSIAWQIDAYRFELPFLAAPMDSVVSPQHAIRIGELGGLGVLNLEGLWTRHADPQPLLDEIAEMPVESATRRLQEIYSAPIQEELIGQRLKEVRDSGVVTAAALSPQRTAQFSKAVVDAGVDIFVIRGTTVSAEHVSGAAEPLNLKQFIYELDVPVIVGGCATYTAALHLMRTGAAGVLVGFGGGAAHTTRNVFGIQVPMATAVADVAGARRDYMDESGGRYVHVIADGGVGWSGDIPKAVACGADAVMMGSPLARATDAPGRGRHWGMEAVHEDVPRGKLVDLGSVGTTEEVLMGPSHTPDGSMNIFGALRRAMATTGYSDLKEFQRVEVTVADSQHRR
- a CDS encoding glycerol-3-phosphate dehydrogenase/oxidase is translated as MRTATLGPAERAEALAAMAERELDVLVVGAGVVGAGTALDAATRGLSTGLVEARDWASGTSSRSSKLVHGGLRYLEMLDFALVREALKERGLLLERLAPHLVKPVPFLYPLRHKGWERLYAGSGVALYDAMSVSSGHGRGLPTHRHLSRRQALRVAPALKKDALVGALQYYDAQMDDARYVATLVRTAAIYGAHVANRARVIGFLREGERVVGARVEDVEAGGVYEVRAKQVVNATGVWTDDTQALIGERGQFHVRASKGIHLVVPKDRIHSSTGLILRTEKSVLFVIPWGRHWIVGTTDTEWDLDKTHPAASSADIDYLLEHVNSVLATPLTRDDVQGVYAGLRPLLAGESDATSKLSREHTVAHPLPGLVVVAGGKYTTYRVMAKDAVDEAVHGLDQRVAACVTEDIPLLGAEGYRALWNARARIAARTGLHVARLEHLLNRYGSLTDELLDLIAADPSLGEPLPAADDYLRAEIVYAASHEGARHLDDVLTRRTRISIETFDRGTRSARLCAELMAPVLGWDSGRIDREVEHYEKRVEAERESQRQPDDQTADAARLGAPDIVPI
- a CDS encoding nucleotide sugar dehydrogenase encodes the protein MPADLAVIGLGHLGLPLAQAAAAAGIQTVGYDTDPRPFTELSAGRSPVEGSLSAPDIRRMLSGGFRPTTNPAELGRVRTAVICAPTPLGADRTLDLGALGEAARALAARLRPHTTVLLESAVPPGTTENFLRPLLEEGSGLRAGRDFHLAYSPSRLDPGSRTHLYSNTPKVIGGLTPACTESAAAFYGRLTDKVVRARGPREAEMTKVLETNFRHVNIALVNEMAVLCHDLGVDFWDVIRCAETKPFGFQPFRPGPGVGGHGTPVDPGCLPYSSRTPGHPLRMVSLAQEINDRMPQYVIQRCATLLNEHGKSARGARVLLLGVTYKPDLADQEASPAREIAGRLMDMGAQVGYHDPHVLDWRVRELPVPRADSLYEAAAAADLTVLLQHHRTYDLQGLAVKAQLLLDTRGATPAGAAHRL